In a single window of the Halomicroarcula saliterrae genome:
- a CDS encoding DUF7288 family protein, with the protein MVDRGQAYTLEGVLAAILVVTATVYGLQAIDTRAWEDTTRGETQELKHRASDVLTLAGESGALRDAVLCFSSARAIDGDRPEPRSTFESMLNTTFDSQADQYNLYFSYWNESESRETRLVSETSQESDRRPPTSAAAASTTVTLTDGMDIRNGNRCNSIPIDIQDDSEFYIQKDTDEKSSLYNVVEVRLVVW; encoded by the coding sequence ATGGTAGACCGCGGTCAGGCGTACACGCTGGAGGGAGTCCTCGCGGCCATTCTGGTCGTCACAGCGACGGTGTACGGCTTGCAGGCCATCGATACCCGCGCCTGGGAAGACACGACGCGGGGCGAGACACAGGAACTCAAGCACCGGGCCAGTGACGTGTTGACGCTGGCCGGGGAGTCGGGAGCGTTGCGCGATGCGGTGCTCTGTTTCTCGTCGGCTCGCGCCATCGACGGCGACCGTCCCGAACCCCGTTCGACCTTCGAGTCCATGCTCAACACCACGTTCGACAGTCAGGCCGACCAGTACAACCTCTATTTTAGCTACTGGAACGAGAGCGAGAGCCGGGAGACGCGACTCGTCTCCGAGACCTCACAGGAGTCGGACAGGCGACCACCGACGAGTGCGGCTGCCGCCTCGACGACGGTGACGCTGACCGACGGGATGGACATCCGCAACGGGAACCGGTGTAACTCGATTCCGATCGACATCCAGGACGACTCGGAGTTCTACATCCAGAAGGACA
- a CDS encoding DUF7287 family protein yields the protein MTVIGAFFFTQGGALAVYEGTSPGVEQPQADRIASYVVENYSTEGDRNVLRYDSGPGSIDVNLSRAQSAGATKELTSLIEAAGADVQSDRRTDPIVNVSIVNGTTLDSGDRTPAMDGSRLAWGEYRRSEPVTSSRVVQLTNYDCGTVCWVVVRIW from the coding sequence GTGACGGTTATCGGTGCCTTCTTTTTCACGCAGGGCGGTGCGCTGGCGGTGTACGAGGGGACCTCGCCCGGGGTCGAACAGCCCCAGGCCGACCGTATCGCCTCGTACGTCGTCGAGAACTACAGCACGGAGGGGGACCGCAACGTCCTCAGATACGACTCCGGCCCCGGCAGTATCGACGTCAATCTTTCGAGAGCACAGTCGGCCGGTGCCACGAAGGAACTGACCAGTCTCATCGAGGCCGCCGGTGCAGACGTGCAGTCGGACCGCCGGACGGACCCCATAGTCAACGTGAGCATCGTCAACGGGACGACGCTCGACAGCGGCGACCGGACGCCTGCGATGGACGGGTCGCGACTGGCGTGGGGCGAGTACCGTCGCTCCGAGCCAGTCACGTCCTCGCGAGTCGTCCAGCTGACGAACTACGACTGCGGGACGGTCTGCTGGGTGGTGGTTCGGATATGGTAG
- a CDS encoding type II secretion system F family protein has translation MSLDTREQKRLASGGTLGDAFYPAYQRLFDEEGEFVDSVEDKLAQARMADNVEMFLARALAVGIIAGVALWLVGSLLGFLAVTIFFSGSEAPTFIGISIQNEMLLSIIDTLKLPFIILVTGVVFGAIGFGVGFGSLVSIPYFRASAREREINILLSDAISFMYALSVGGLNQLEILQAMGEADDTYGEVAQEFKSIVLETEYFDTDYRTAVRNQAIQTPSDELSQFLTDMLSIINSGGDMTSFLEDQKEKHMRTTKQEQEKMLETLELFGEMYMTLSLFPLLLIIILVIMSMMGNAQGMLIYGTVYGLIPLTGIAFLVLVSTVTQDAVGDGYLRPNSDEEEIVVDEGIAVFNLGLIESYTGSYSVFDRIKGREGTYELVQILKKPHLFFRDHPMLVLGLSAPLSVLAVVLSIVLGWAPLTISGMESNPVSGTFFWVYVPMYINFIPLAIFYEWNQRSRKAIIGNLSENLRKLASANDTGMTLLESIKVVSETSAGKLSDEFETMHAKVNYGTSLKDALREFNNKYHVPRMARTVKLIAEAQEASSQIQDVLSTAAQAAENQDDIDRSRKSRTRMQTVIIIMTYLTLLGVMALLKTQFLDVMSGLTQQASGAGGGSPAGGGQFGSNIDTDALSMLFFHAVTLQALLSSFIAGYIREVKLMAGVKFAVILSTIALVVWMAVG, from the coding sequence ATGAGTCTCGACACGAGAGAGCAAAAGCGCCTCGCCAGCGGCGGCACCCTCGGTGACGCCTTCTACCCGGCCTACCAGCGCCTGTTCGACGAGGAAGGCGAGTTCGTCGACAGCGTCGAGGACAAACTCGCACAGGCCCGGATGGCCGACAACGTCGAGATGTTCCTCGCGCGGGCGCTCGCCGTCGGTATCATCGCCGGCGTCGCCCTCTGGCTCGTCGGCAGCCTGCTGGGCTTTCTCGCCGTGACCATCTTCTTCTCCGGGTCGGAGGCGCCGACCTTTATCGGGATCTCGATACAGAACGAGATGCTGCTCTCGATCATCGACACGCTGAAACTCCCCTTTATTATCCTCGTCACCGGCGTCGTCTTCGGGGCGATCGGCTTCGGCGTCGGCTTCGGCTCGCTCGTTTCGATACCCTATTTCCGCGCCAGCGCGCGTGAACGCGAAATCAACATCCTCCTCTCCGACGCCATCTCCTTCATGTACGCGCTCTCCGTGGGCGGCCTGAACCAGCTCGAAATCCTGCAGGCGATGGGCGAGGCCGACGACACCTACGGCGAGGTCGCACAGGAGTTCAAGTCCATCGTCCTCGAGACGGAGTATTTCGACACCGACTACCGGACCGCCGTTCGGAACCAGGCGATACAGACCCCCTCTGACGAGCTCTCGCAGTTCCTCACCGACATGCTGTCTATCATCAACTCCGGTGGGGACATGACCTCGTTCCTCGAGGACCAGAAGGAAAAGCACATGCGGACGACCAAGCAGGAACAGGAGAAGATGCTGGAGACGCTGGAGCTGTTCGGCGAGATGTACATGACGCTCTCGCTGTTCCCGCTCTTGCTCATCATCATCCTCGTCATCATGTCGATGATGGGCAACGCGCAGGGGATGCTCATCTACGGGACCGTCTACGGACTCATCCCGCTGACCGGCATCGCCTTCCTGGTGCTGGTCTCGACGGTGACTCAGGACGCGGTCGGGGACGGCTACCTCAGGCCCAACTCCGACGAGGAGGAGATCGTCGTCGACGAGGGTATCGCCGTTTTCAACCTCGGCCTCATCGAGTCCTACACCGGGTCCTACAGCGTCTTCGACCGTATCAAGGGCCGTGAAGGCACCTACGAACTGGTCCAGATACTAAAAAAGCCCCATCTGTTCTTCCGTGACCACCCGATGCTGGTGCTGGGGCTGTCGGCGCCCCTCTCCGTCCTCGCCGTGGTCCTGAGCATCGTCTTGGGATGGGCTCCGCTCACCATCTCCGGCATGGAGTCCAACCCCGTCTCGGGGACGTTCTTCTGGGTGTACGTACCGATGTACATCAACTTCATCCCGCTCGCCATCTTCTACGAGTGGAACCAGCGCTCCCGAAAGGCCATCATCGGGAACCTCTCGGAGAACCTCCGGAAGCTCGCCTCGGCGAACGACACCGGCATGACGCTGCTCGAGTCCATCAAGGTCGTCTCGGAGACGTCGGCGGGTAAGCTCTCGGACGAGTTCGAGACGATGCACGCGAAGGTGAACTACGGGACCAGCCTCAAGGATGCCCTGCGGGAGTTCAACAACAAGTACCACGTCCCGCGGATGGCCCGGACGGTGAAGCTCATCGCGGAGGCACAGGAGGCCTCCAGCCAGATTCAGGACGTGCTGTCGACGGCGGCACAGGCCGCCGAGAACCAGGACGACATCGACCGCTCCCGGAAGTCCCGAACCCGGATGCAGACGGTCATCATCATCATGACCTATCTGACGCTGCTGGGCGTCATGGCGCTGTTGAAGACCCAGTTCCTCGACGTGATGTCGGGGCTGACCCAGCAGGCAAGCGGCGCCGGCGGGGGTAGCCCCGCCGGGGGCGGCCAGTTCGGCAGCAACATCGACACCGACGCGCTGTCGATGCTGTTTTTCCACGCAGTCACCCTGCAGGCGTTGCTGTCGTCGTTTATCGCCGGGTATATCCGCGAAGTGAAACTGATGGCCGGCGTGAAGTTCGCCGTCATCCTCTCGACGATCGCTTTAGTTGTGTGGATGGCGGTCGGATGA
- a CDS encoding type II/IV secretion system ATPase subunit, producing the protein MAIEDTNESGSDQADAGVTSPERNAAVGAYTWEDLRRELHDGGPFDRSEYLGFDPEAIADRLEAGASAAKTVNRPFAEYIDPTTTPVVKGTYTWEHFKQEFYYENGDQPLDGEGNVVPFDPRSHLGFEPEDAENHLSQAEDFASELDELVEERTVDVNPELDEDEFFSTREGHTTVVNRYDLEKAVPFSKKTHFKELERYWVNKPYACAIVFQSRKENEKKYYVVEPHLNPIESDLKGFLSGKLKTAIKYSEDDVIVKGSNADRAQVIQREAEQLLSRYDLYDDPINSTSGGTGFFDQLKDLFDPDDVTPTEAVGQLNGLSVRPEPAIIADDPSTLSEYQVEKLLYMLKRDFVGYGLIDPVKHDINVEDISCDGYNSRVFVYHTDYEQIISNVEHGETELDDFVVKLAQRSGKGISKRQPQIDATLPDGSRAQLTLGREVSDHGTNYTIRQFKDVPFTPIDLINWNTFSLDEMAFLWLCIENNKSLIFAGGTASGKTTSLNAVSLFIPSNSKIVSIEDTREVELPQRNWVASITRPSFGEDDKGDVDEFDLLEAALRQRPDYIVMGEIRGEEGRTLFQVMSTGHTTYTTFHADSVGEVIKRFTTEPINVSKTLFTALDLVSIQTQTRVDGNKVRRNKSLTEINEYSAENDEINVRDVYEWRAETDEYIQMGNSNTLEEIKFDRGWTQEKLDEELFKRKVVLAYLIEQGINTYTEVAATIQAFINDPETILTLIANDQLERSLEDLREMESVKIDIDPDKEEMVPRPDAPPEMVEETKQVLDNAGPLFTKFKSGDTPDIVSALMDGNALEENDGDTDDDEPTEFGQFVPKAGKEADSG; encoded by the coding sequence ATGGCAATAGAGGACACAAACGAATCCGGGTCGGATCAGGCCGACGCTGGGGTCACGTCGCCTGAGCGAAACGCGGCTGTGGGGGCATACACGTGGGAGGACCTTCGGCGTGAACTACACGACGGCGGTCCGTTCGATCGGAGCGAGTATCTCGGGTTCGACCCCGAGGCGATAGCTGACCGGCTCGAAGCGGGAGCCAGCGCCGCGAAGACAGTCAATCGGCCGTTCGCCGAGTATATCGACCCGACGACGACGCCCGTGGTCAAGGGGACCTACACGTGGGAGCACTTCAAACAGGAGTTCTACTACGAGAACGGCGACCAGCCCCTGGACGGCGAGGGCAACGTCGTCCCGTTCGACCCAAGGTCGCACCTCGGCTTCGAGCCCGAGGACGCGGAGAACCACCTCTCACAGGCCGAGGACTTCGCCTCGGAGCTCGACGAACTCGTCGAGGAGCGCACCGTCGACGTGAACCCGGAGCTCGACGAAGACGAGTTCTTCTCGACGCGGGAAGGCCACACCACGGTGGTCAACCGCTACGACCTGGAGAAGGCGGTCCCGTTCTCGAAGAAGACACACTTCAAAGAACTGGAGCGTTACTGGGTCAACAAGCCTTACGCCTGTGCCATCGTCTTCCAGTCCCGGAAGGAAAACGAGAAGAAGTACTACGTCGTCGAACCCCATCTCAACCCGATAGAGAGCGACCTCAAGGGCTTTCTCTCCGGCAAGCTCAAGACGGCCATCAAATACTCCGAGGACGACGTCATCGTCAAGGGGAGCAACGCCGACCGGGCACAGGTCATCCAGCGCGAGGCCGAACAGCTCCTCTCGCGGTACGACCTCTACGACGACCCGATCAATTCGACGAGCGGCGGGACCGGCTTCTTCGACCAGCTCAAGGACCTGTTCGACCCCGACGACGTGACGCCCACCGAAGCGGTGGGCCAGCTCAACGGGCTCTCGGTCCGACCCGAACCGGCGATTATCGCGGACGACCCGTCGACGCTCAGCGAGTATCAGGTCGAGAAGCTGCTGTACATGCTGAAACGGGACTTCGTCGGCTACGGGCTCATCGACCCGGTGAAACACGACATCAACGTGGAGGACATCTCCTGTGACGGCTACAACTCCCGGGTGTTCGTCTACCACACCGACTACGAGCAGATCATCTCGAACGTCGAACACGGCGAGACCGAGCTCGACGACTTCGTCGTCAAACTCGCCCAGCGTTCCGGGAAGGGCATCTCCAAACGACAGCCACAGATCGACGCCACGCTCCCGGACGGCTCGCGTGCGCAGCTGACGCTCGGCCGGGAGGTCTCGGACCACGGGACCAACTACACCATCCGTCAGTTCAAGGACGTCCCCTTCACGCCCATCGACCTCATCAACTGGAACACCTTCTCGCTGGACGAGATGGCCTTCCTGTGGCTCTGTATCGAGAACAACAAGAGCCTCATCTTCGCCGGCGGTACGGCCTCCGGAAAGACGACGAGCCTGAACGCCGTCTCCCTGTTCATCCCGTCGAACTCCAAAATCGTCTCCATCGAGGACACCCGTGAGGTCGAGCTCCCCCAGCGCAACTGGGTCGCGAGCATCACCCGTCCCTCCTTCGGGGAGGACGACAAGGGCGACGTCGACGAGTTCGACCTGCTGGAGGCCGCGCTCCGTCAACGCCCCGACTACATCGTCATGGGTGAGATTCGTGGTGAGGAAGGTCGGACGCTGTTCCAGGTCATGTCGACCGGCCACACCACCTACACCACCTTCCACGCCGACTCGGTGGGCGAGGTCATCAAGCGCTTCACCACCGAGCCCATCAACGTCTCGAAGACGCTCTTTACCGCGCTCGATCTCGTCTCCATCCAGACCCAGACCCGGGTCGACGGGAACAAGGTCCGCCGGAACAAATCGCTCACGGAGATAAACGAGTACTCCGCCGAGAACGACGAGATAAACGTCCGGGACGTCTACGAGTGGCGCGCCGAGACCGACGAGTACATCCAGATGGGTAACTCGAACACCCTCGAAGAGATCAAGTTCGACCGCGGGTGGACACAGGAGAAACTCGACGAGGAACTGTTCAAGCGGAAGGTCGTGCTGGCCTATCTCATCGAGCAGGGCATCAACACCTACACCGAGGTCGCCGCGACCATTCAGGCCTTTATCAATGACCCCGAGACCATCCTCACGCTCATCGCGAACGACCAGCTGGAACGCTCGCTGGAGGACCTCCGGGAGATGGAGTCGGTCAAGATCGACATCGACCCGGACAAAGAGGAGATGGTGCCGCGACCGGACGCGCCGCCGGAGATGGTCGAGGAGACCAAACAGGTGCTCGACAACGCCGGACCGCTGTTCACGAAGTTCAAGAGCGGCGACACCCCCGACATCGTCTCCGCGCTGATGGACGGCAACGCCCTCGAAGAGAACGACGGCGACACCGACGACGACGAACCCACCGAGTTCGGTCAGTTCGTCCCGAAGGCCGGCAAGGAGGCAGATAGCGGATGA
- a CDS encoding pyridoxal phosphate-dependent aminotransferase — protein MTLEPADRVDDVPPSGIRRFFELAEEMDDIISLGVGEPDFSAPWAAREAAITSLERGQTSYTANKGKRELRERIARFEHAEHDLQYDPETELLVTAGASEGLDLAFRALLDPGDTLAVAQPCYISYVPGATFASVDVLDVQTRAEDEFKLTRDALEASGAAEADALVYCYPNNPTGATMTGDELADVAAFCREHDLAVLADEIYADLTYEHEHTSIATLPGMRERTVVFNGFSKAFAMTGFRLGYAMGPEQAITAMNRVHQYTMLSAPTTAQHAAIEALDSCLDEVDEMTAQYDRRRNYVLSRFEEMGLSCFPAAGAFYAFPECPWDDADEFAEALLQSEKVAVVPGTAFGAGGDGHLRISYATGLDELKTAMNRIESFIS, from the coding sequence ATGACACTGGAGCCAGCGGACCGGGTCGACGACGTGCCGCCGTCGGGTATCCGTCGGTTCTTCGAACTGGCCGAGGAGATGGACGACATCATCTCGCTGGGGGTCGGCGAGCCCGACTTCTCCGCGCCGTGGGCGGCCCGTGAAGCGGCCATCACGTCGCTCGAGCGGGGCCAGACCTCCTACACGGCCAACAAGGGCAAGCGCGAGCTCCGGGAGCGCATCGCCCGGTTCGAGCACGCAGAGCACGACCTGCAGTACGACCCCGAGACGGAGCTACTGGTGACTGCGGGCGCCAGCGAGGGGCTGGACCTCGCCTTCCGCGCGCTGCTCGACCCCGGTGACACGCTCGCGGTCGCCCAGCCCTGTTACATCTCCTACGTCCCCGGCGCCACGTTCGCGAGCGTCGACGTGCTCGACGTACAGACCCGCGCCGAGGACGAGTTCAAACTGACCCGCGACGCGCTCGAAGCGTCGGGCGCCGCCGAGGCAGACGCGCTCGTCTACTGCTATCCGAACAACCCGACGGGGGCGACCATGACGGGCGACGAACTCGCCGACGTGGCGGCGTTCTGCCGCGAACACGACCTCGCCGTCCTCGCCGACGAGATCTACGCCGACCTCACCTACGAGCACGAGCACACGTCCATCGCCACCCTCCCCGGGATGCGGGAACGGACCGTCGTGTTCAACGGCTTCTCGAAGGCGTTCGCGATGACCGGGTTCCGACTGGGCTACGCGATGGGGCCGGAACAGGCCATCACGGCGATGAACCGGGTCCACCAGTACACGATGCTGTCGGCGCCGACGACCGCCCAGCACGCGGCCATCGAAGCGCTGGACAGCTGTCTCGACGAGGTCGACGAGATGACCGCCCAGTACGACCGCCGCCGGAACTACGTCCTCTCGCGGTTCGAGGAGATGGGGCTCTCCTGTTTCCCGGCCGCCGGCGCGTTCTACGCCTTCCCCGAGTGTCCGTGGGACGACGCGGACGAGTTCGCCGAGGCGCTCCTCCAGTCCGAGAAAGTCGCCGTGGTCCCCGGGACGGCCTTCGGTGCGGGCGGCGACGGCCACCTCCGCATCTCGTATGCCACCGGACTCGACGAGCTCAAGACCGCGATGAACCGCATCGAGTCGTTCATCTCGTAA
- a CDS encoding Lrp/AsnC family transcriptional regulator, translating into MSSRREILDLLGENARYTTEDLAHMTEFTESEVEDIVAEFEEAGVITGYQAVINWDAVDTDEERVRATVELNVALDRETNYGDIADRIAKFPEVTSLRLVSGDYDFDLTVEGDSMREVSHFISDKVAPIPEITQTVTHYIMESYKEQGMNFDDHDDDDRLSISP; encoded by the coding sequence ATGAGCAGCCGACGCGAGATTCTGGACCTGCTTGGGGAGAACGCCCGCTACACCACCGAGGACCTCGCTCACATGACCGAGTTCACAGAGAGCGAGGTCGAGGACATCGTCGCGGAGTTCGAGGAGGCCGGCGTCATCACCGGCTATCAGGCCGTCATCAACTGGGACGCGGTCGACACTGACGAGGAGCGGGTCCGGGCGACCGTCGAGCTCAACGTCGCGCTGGACCGCGAGACCAACTACGGCGACATCGCCGACCGCATCGCGAAGTTCCCCGAAGTGACGTCGCTGCGCCTGGTCAGCGGCGACTACGACTTCGACCTCACCGTCGAGGGCGACTCGATGCGGGAGGTTTCGCACTTCATCAGCGACAAGGTCGCACCCATCCCCGAGATAACCCAGACGGTCACCCACTACATCATGGAGTCGTACAAGGAACAGGGGATGAACTTCGACGACCACGACGACGACGACCGGCTCTCCATCTCGCCATGA
- a CDS encoding MFS transporter, with amino-acid sequence MAQADQSRLVVGLVGGSHLVNHAYFMLLPPIFGPLRADLGLTSAQLGIALGTVGVVVTALQLPFGSLSDSRGRTPVLAVSLTFGALGALLTATAGSYAWLLAASVVTGVGIAGHHPAHYPLIGAATTPNTRGRAYSVHGFTGALGFAAPPAIVATAATLGVDWRLAIGSIAAVGALYGVACLLAFDRYVDERITHPTGSDDTTAQGPATDGSLVARARRELRGLLSSPPIVALTVLWFLTSAAGWGIKQYTATLLSTGYPVPDATANFAVSAMLTVGAVVIFGGGWLTDRYAPGPVLVGGYAALVVVAGLLALGTLPVVGALALVLVLSATVDGSRPARAALADALSSDDAAGKNFGLLTIGISGGAAVAPPVLSVVVARAGVAAAFWAIAALGVTAIGLTAVVLSVSRTGIPRVQPGD; translated from the coding sequence GTGGCTCAAGCCGACCAGTCCCGGCTCGTCGTCGGTCTCGTCGGCGGCTCCCACCTCGTCAACCACGCCTACTTCATGCTGTTGCCGCCGATTTTCGGCCCGTTGCGGGCCGACCTCGGTCTGACAAGCGCCCAGCTGGGTATCGCGCTGGGGACCGTCGGCGTCGTCGTCACCGCGTTGCAGTTGCCCTTCGGCTCGCTGTCCGACTCGCGGGGGCGAACGCCGGTGCTGGCCGTCTCGCTCACCTTCGGCGCGCTGGGAGCGCTCCTGACGGCGACCGCGGGGAGCTACGCGTGGCTGCTCGCGGCGAGTGTCGTCACCGGCGTCGGTATCGCCGGCCACCACCCCGCTCACTACCCGCTCATCGGTGCGGCGACGACCCCCAATACGAGGGGGCGGGCCTACAGCGTCCACGGGTTCACCGGGGCGCTGGGCTTCGCTGCGCCGCCGGCCATCGTCGCGACGGCCGCGACGCTGGGCGTGGACTGGCGACTGGCCATCGGTTCTATCGCTGCCGTCGGGGCCCTCTACGGCGTGGCCTGTCTGCTCGCGTTCGACCGGTACGTCGACGAGCGCATCACGCATCCGACGGGCTCGGACGACACCACCGCACAGGGGCCGGCCACCGACGGCTCGCTCGTGGCCCGCGCCCGGCGGGAACTCCGCGGCCTGCTGTCCTCGCCGCCTATCGTCGCGCTCACCGTCCTCTGGTTTCTCACGTCGGCGGCCGGATGGGGGATAAAACAGTACACCGCGACGCTGCTCTCGACGGGCTACCCCGTGCCCGACGCCACCGCGAACTTCGCCGTCTCGGCGATGCTCACGGTCGGCGCGGTGGTCATCTTCGGCGGCGGCTGGCTCACCGACCGGTACGCCCCGGGACCGGTGCTGGTCGGCGGCTACGCCGCGCTGGTAGTCGTCGCGGGCCTGCTCGCGCTCGGGACGCTTCCGGTGGTTGGGGCGCTCGCACTCGTGCTCGTTCTCTCGGCGACCGTCGACGGCAGCCGGCCCGCCAGAGCGGCGCTCGCCGACGCGCTCTCCAGTGACGACGCGGCAGGCAAGAACTTCGGGCTCCTGACCATCGGTATCTCCGGAGGCGCCGCGGTGGCGCCGCCGGTGCTCTCGGTCGTCGTCGCCCGAGCCGGCGTGGCCGCCGCCTTCTGGGCTATCGCCGCCCTCGGTGTCACCGCCATCGGGCTCACGGCCGTCGTCCTGTCGGTCAGCCGGACGGGCATCCCACGCGTTCAGCCCGGCGACTGA
- a CDS encoding thioredoxin family protein gives MVSLDSESDVLQRGDAAPPFELAGADGEQYSLESFTDAEALLVVFTCNHCPYAKAKIPELNRLAEAYDDLAVVGINANDPEEYPDDSFERMRELVADGTVDYDAYLFDQGQSVAAAYGARCTPDPFLFRNDDDTFRLAYHGRLDDAPNPDDEPSEREMAAHVETLLAGEEITAAEKPSRGCSIKWREGSEPEYWDL, from the coding sequence ATGGTCTCACTCGACTCCGAATCCGACGTGCTCCAGCGCGGTGACGCCGCGCCGCCGTTCGAACTCGCCGGTGCGGACGGCGAGCAGTACAGCCTCGAGTCGTTCACCGACGCGGAGGCGCTGCTGGTCGTGTTCACGTGCAACCACTGCCCGTACGCGAAGGCCAAGATTCCGGAGCTGAACCGGCTCGCCGAGGCGTACGACGACCTCGCCGTCGTGGGAATCAACGCCAACGACCCCGAGGAGTACCCCGACGACTCCTTCGAGCGGATGCGGGAACTCGTCGCCGACGGCACCGTCGACTACGACGCCTATCTCTTCGACCAGGGCCAGTCGGTCGCGGCGGCCTACGGGGCGCGCTGTACGCCCGACCCGTTCCTCTTTCGCAACGACGACGACACCTTCCGCCTCGCGTACCACGGTCGCCTCGACGACGCGCCGAACCCGGACGACGAACCCAGCGAACGGGAGATGGCCGCCCACGTCGAGACGCTGCTCGCCGGCGAGGAGATAACCGCCGCGGAGAAGCCCTCCCGCGGCTGTTCGATAAAGTGGCGCGAGGGGTCGGAGCCGGAGTACTGGGACCTCTGA
- the dhaK gene encoding dihydroxyacetone kinase subunit DhaK, translating into MKKLINDPDDVVDEMLDGMVAAYPDQVRRLPDTKVLVRADAPVDGKVGIVSGGGSGHEPTHAGYLGAGMLDGAAAGEVFTSPTADELEELVAAADSGEGVLMVIKNYEGDVMNFETAGEMVEMEGTDVAEVVVDDDVAVEDSLYTSGRRGVCGTILVHKAAGAKAAEGADLAEVQRVAQKVVDNVGTMGMALTSCVTPEKGEPTFDLPEDEIELGIGIHGEPGVERTDVMSADEITEELTGAVLDDLDLDEGQEVLTIVNGMGGTPQMELFVVNRKLQELLGEHGLETWDAWVGDYMTSLDMEGCSITVCAVDDELKELLGASAETPALTVK; encoded by the coding sequence ATGAAGAAACTTATCAACGACCCGGACGACGTGGTCGACGAGATGCTCGACGGGATGGTCGCTGCGTACCCCGACCAGGTCCGTCGGCTTCCTGACACGAAAGTGCTGGTACGCGCTGACGCGCCGGTCGATGGGAAGGTCGGTATCGTGAGCGGGGGCGGGAGCGGCCACGAACCAACCCACGCGGGCTATCTCGGTGCGGGAATGCTCGACGGTGCCGCGGCCGGCGAGGTGTTCACCTCGCCGACCGCCGACGAACTGGAAGAGCTGGTCGCCGCCGCCGACAGCGGCGAGGGCGTCCTCATGGTCATCAAGAACTACGAGGGCGACGTGATGAACTTCGAGACGGCCGGCGAGATGGTGGAGATGGAGGGGACCGACGTGGCCGAGGTCGTCGTGGACGACGACGTGGCCGTCGAGGACTCGCTGTACACCTCCGGCCGCCGCGGGGTCTGTGGCACCATCCTCGTCCACAAGGCCGCCGGGGCGAAAGCCGCCGAGGGCGCGGACCTGGCGGAAGTACAGCGCGTGGCCCAGAAGGTCGTCGACAACGTGGGGACGATGGGGATGGCCCTCACGTCGTGTGTCACCCCCGAGAAGGGCGAGCCGACCTTCGACCTGCCCGAGGACGAGATCGAGCTCGGCATCGGTATCCACGGCGAGCCGGGCGTCGAGCGGACCGACGTGATGTCGGCCGACGAGATAACCGAGGAGCTGACGGGAGCCGTTCTGGACGACCTCGACCTCGACGAGGGACAGGAGGTGCTGACCATCGTCAACGGGATGGGCGGCACGCCACAGATGGAGCTGTTCGTCGTCAACCGCAAGCTCCAAGAGCTGCTGGGCGAACACGGCCTCGAGACGTGGGACGCCTGGGTCGGCGACTACATGACGTCGCTCGACATGGAGGGCTGTTCCATAACCGTCTGTGCCGTCGATGACGAGCTGAAGGAACTGCTCGGCGCGTCGGCCGAGACGCCGGCACTGACGGTGAAATGA